The following is a genomic window from Nymphaea colorata isolate Beijing-Zhang1983 chromosome 3, ASM883128v2, whole genome shotgun sequence.
CGTAAGAGCAAGTATCCAATCATCCAATATATAggagaacaaaaataatcacgAACCACCTTAATCATGTCTGTGCATCTTCCATAAGTATACTCTGCGAGTCATACTAATCATGCGGTAACTTCTCCCTCAGTGGATAGACTCAACTACTTTGATGATGGTAACACCCACATCATGGGAgagatttctttttctccttagGCCACGTTTGTTTCAGAAGACGAGAAAATGCCGCAGTTTCTCTGCATTGGGTTTCATGCCCTGCCCCATTCGCTGGTGAGAAGCAGAAAGTCGaattttgccttcaaaatcGGGTGGAGGAAGAGAAGGTGTGGATCCGACTCCTCCAGCTCAAGACTTCTTGGCGAGAAAGTTTTTAAACTTTCCTTCGAGCTCAGCATTTTCGTCAGCCTGGGCGAAAAAGCCATTGAATTTGGATGCCATGTGTTTGAGGCTGGCAAGTTTATGATACTCTGTTCTAATTGTCTCTGGCCATTTCTCTTCAACCCTATAGCCTGCATACTAGTAACGAAATCCATAATTCTGTTGGCGTTTCATATGAATAAGAACTAGTCTCTTCTTTTAGTCGTCCACAGGGCGTCTACCCGTTCAACTTTTTTTGTACCTTGTGCTGCCAataaattggatttagattggaCTTTCTGTGTCCAAGTCCAGAACTGAGGGACTATAAAGCATGTAAGCCGGGCATCTACACTGATCACCAAAACTCCATCTGCGTTGGGTGCTTGTCAGATCTTCTCAAGTTGGATGTAGAACTTATTCTAGTTAAAGTTGGAAACCAAGTCGGGATGGTGATCTAGGTTACAATTGGGCCGTGCTTCCCATATCAACAAGTTTATTCGAACTTCACCTTCTAACAGGTCAGATCCAGGCTGAGGTGTAACACCACTATAAGGCTAAACTGGATTGAATATTCATTTTtctgcatatataaaaatatcaacaagaAAGATTTTGAATGCAGCATATCATTATCGAGTGCATATACATGCAGTCGATGCGTATCAAATGGCCCCTCGCAACGATACAGGCCTTTCCAAATATCCGGATGGTAGCAAATTATTTGTTAACGTAAAAATATCTTCATTGCAATCATGAGGACAAGATTTCGAGGTGTTAGCCAGGGCCATTCACTCGGATTTTGCTTTTTCTCATCGGCAAATTCATGAGTCGATGCGGATAACTGGAGTGTTAAATTTTTTACCTCCTCCATCCTCCAGCTCAAACACATCAACGACCTCTTTGACTTATAATCGGTAGAGATAGAAGTTTTCCCTTCATAATGAAGAAACCCTTTTTCAGGTGGTAGACATGATCATGCTACAATTGCTTTTTAGCATTGTAAAGTTTTGAGATTTAGAGGTCGTTAAATATCATATTAATCATAGATTCATAAGTTCGAACTCACGACTAGTAGTGATTCATCGTACCCTCTCTAGTTTCGGAAAAGAAACAATGTGATGATGTAAACTATCAGAAACTTTGGATactaaaatatatgaaaattaaatttgacaTGCATTGTACGCATTGACTAATTTTCGCTTCTTTTTTATAGGTCTGTGGCAATCTCCTCGCAGGCTATTTCGTTGTGGCGGCTATCCTCTCGGTCTTCTATGATTACCTTTTTGCTGTTAAATTTATAGGTAATAAGAAAATTTCATCTCGGCCTTCTGGGTGACGTTAGTCTGCCGTCTCAATGATCGCCACCATGCTTAGTCTGCcgctctccctccctctccctctctttctacGGGATTGTTAACCTTACAGCCGTTACAGTTCGATTTCGGCAGCCCCTGGCAGAGAGAGCAAATGTTCAGATCAAGCTTTGGATTGCAAACCATAACCAAGCTTATCAAAAACGCCATAAATTGCAGATTCTCGAGTGACCCATATGTCAGGGCCGTCCATTCTTCCCGTGTCTGGCACATCTCCTCCAAGGACGAAGAAGGGTATTCGGTACATAAGGATCCCACGAGGCCGCCAAAGCTCTTTGTGGTTCAACCTCGTCTGAGGCCGGACACCCTATTCAAGGCCAAGCTAGATGAAGCGTTAAACCTCGCCAATTCCCTTGAAGAACAGAGAGATGGCGTCTTTTCTGTCGAGTTTGGCGAGAAGCAGGCGCCCCCTCATCTCGTTGTTCAGAACCCTGCTGCTAGATCACTCAAGGCACACGCAGGTTCTATACTGCTTTCGACGGCTCTCTTTCTTCCGTTTCTTcgttgtttgtttattttttgtgggTAGCTGGTGAATGGTCCTTTTAGCTTTTGGatgaaaaatggttttcttgCTTCCGTTCTTTCTTACTGTCTTACTCTGCTGAGGAAGCGTGAAACGATCTTTCATGTCTGGATGACAGCGTTGGTGGTTCTTCCTTCTTTCATTCTTCGTTGAGAAGTTGGGGAATGCTCTTTGATATAACGTGTGATAAACATtgatcatttttcttgtttcatttatttctttcgTTGCTGGAGGGTGGGAATTAATCTTTCCAATTGTGGGTGACGTTTGAAGGGTTttgtttctttccctttttctatcTTTTGTAAGGAGTTGGAGAATGGTCTTTCTCTGTTGTGGGTGACGAGCACTGATGGTTGCCTTCCTGTCTATCTTtgtttgttgcttttctttggTGAGGAGTTGGGTCGTGATCGTTTTACTTGTGTCTGATAATCGTGGTGCTACTGCTGCTTCAGATACATATTTCGGACCTGGCACTGTTGAAACTGTGAAATATCACGTCAATGCTCTTGACTCGGAGGCAAGTTACTTCTtctattccttggcattgtctgATGGTTTCTATTCGTCGATTTGCCATGTTTATGAGCCTCATGGTTCAATCTTTTGGTGGTATAATTTCGTTTATCTCACCTGATGGTTCAATTTTTTAGCGGTATAATCTCGTTTATCTAACCTTGCTCAGCGGCGTTGGTTGACTTCAACATAAGCATGCCTGATGGTTAAGTCTTTTGATCATCTGACAAAGGGGAAATGTTTACCATATTTCTTCATGAGATATTGTCTGTCATTGTGTTCAACAATGGGTGTGCCGTTTATCTTGTATGTATCGACTGGGTCATGTTAAAATCTGGTTGTTTATTCCTCATCCTCTGATCCGTTCATTGTGAATGGCTGTACCCTTTGGCCTCAGTTTATCTGTTTATATTTTCTGTGCACCTGTGTGGCATTTTCATGCCTCTTTCCGATTATGCTACTTGGTTGCATCTTCTTGTTTCAGTTTAACAATTAGGGGGTTTCTGAACCTAGTtccatatttttattaaatagcAGTTTGCTTGAATGATGTGTTAATTTTTCACTTGCTTGAATATGTCAACATGCTCACAGTTCCAACTGGTTTGCATCTACACCTGATGTTTGAAAATACGTGTAATGgcatctttattttcttttggttagTGATCGTTTTCCTTTTCTCGCTCTCCACTTTGCAACCCATACTATGTATTAAGCTGTTTGTGATCGTCTGAATCATGGTGCCAGGTGGTCTACCTTTTACGTTGCTTTTGCTGTCTAATGTACAGTTTGCTATGTTACAAAAGTGATCGCTTTCCTTTTCTCGCTCTCCACTCTGCAACCCATACTATGTATTAAGCTGTTTGTGATCGTCTGAATCATGGTGCCAGGTGGTCCACCTTTTATGTTGCTTTTGCTGTCTAATGTACAGTTTGCTATGTTACAATTAATGAAATTATCGTTTATCAACTATCAATGTTATAACTCTGACAGGGAGATTTAGATGCAATTTTTGTCAACTCAATTCTTTCTGGTGTTCAGCAGCGTAATTTGGAGGCAAGTcctgttccttttttttcctgatcCAAGAAAATGGGACAATTAAGTTGAATGCTTcagtgtaattttttttaagtttttgcaAAACCTTTATACTTGTTCTACTCTGCAAATATGGCAGCGGGAATGGGGGAGGCCTGTTTTGGATCGTGTGGGCCTTATAATAGAGATATTCAATGCTCATGCTCagacaaaagaagcaaaacttCAGGTGCTCTTCTTAATTCTCATGAACGATTTGTTCTTGACTATGGTCTttcttaacttttctttttttggacaAGGAACTACATAACTGGAAGCCTGTTTTTTTATGTAGATGTTCAAAATAGTCATCTTTTTGGTTCTTACTTTTTTAAGTCTTGCATTGAATGCCAGTCAGAGTTGGCAGCACTAATGTACAAGAGAACCAGGCTTGTTCGTGTAAGGGGTCCTGGAGGGCGTTTAACATTTGGAGCAGATGGTGAAGCTGAGGTTGTTAGTGCTCGTGGGTGAGTATGAAATTGCAACATACTTCCAGAGTATGTGTATTTAGAAGTAAGTTGTTCCAgttgaatcaaattttggagTAAGCAGTAAATTTAACAGCAAAACTCTCCAAAATGTTAACAATCCAAGTATTTATTTTTCCCCAATCTCCGCATAAGGTATGATACATTAAAGGTCTTGCCATGAAGATATATCTCATCTTAGTTGTTACATGAGTCAACAATGAACCTATGTCATGAAAATGGAAGAATTGATGCAAACAGCAGGTCGATCAGCCATAAAGTTTGCATTGTTAATACCAAAAAGATTAAGAAATGACTACAGGAAAAATAACTATTAGGTAATAAAGCAGGTGGGAAAACGATAAATGGGAAGACAACACTAACGTTTCCtgctgtctttctctctctccctaaaGAAACTGTTTTCTTTAATGTGAAAACTGTAGCCACTTCCATTATGTTATTGTTGAGTTGCTTTTCAGATGGCTAGTAATAAAAGAGCTTCTCTGTCTATCTacacaggcacacacacacacgtgtgtgcatataatgtacatatataaagGTCCATGATACAAATTTTCTTCggcttgttttttttaaaaaaaaattgctcgcATTCCTATTCTGTTTCCTgtacttgtttgatgattttcCCTTGATTTGGACTTTCGttgactattttttttaatatttattgtGTATTTGGTTTCATATGCTTAATGTATGTTAATggtaagaattttttgtttgacCTGCTTCTACTAACCAACATGTTGATTTGGCTACCATCTTCACAGGAGGGCAAGTGGTGGACGTGGCTTCATCAGTGGTGCTGGTGAGACAGAGCTGCAGCTTCAGCGTAGGAGGTGTTTACAcatttctttctattcaaattgTATTCTGACTGGGAGGACTATAGTCTATATTATAACCCTCTTGCTTTTCTTAATTGCATGTAGTGTATGTTATGTTTTTCTACTATCGATTTCCACAGAAAAGTTTTGGCTTCTCTGCACATAGTATACCTGTGCTTTGTTTGCTTACAAAGTATTCTGTAGTAGAAAATAAGTATCAGTAATTCATATGAACTAAGAGACTTCACTTTCTTGTCCTGGTGATTatatgtttttctattttcctcttTGGAAGGAAATAAGAACTTGCATCTTAACCTTGCTGATTGGCATTGCCATATGTAGGCATTAAAATTGTCAACCTTCAGGCAGAAGAGATATGTCACCtgaaattatttatattttcaagtaaATCTTAATAACCTGTGGAAAGAGAAAACGTCAGATCATAATTCAAGAATCAGTCATGGTTATTCAGAATGATCTTTACCATCATGGTTATTCAGAATGACCTTTACCATCAACAATTGGAATAATGACACTGAAGTGATAAGTTTTTGAAGGATGCCATAGGTAATTAAGTTTGTGTGTAGAACTGTAGATCTTCAATATGTGTGTCTAAACATAACATAGTTGGTAGCACAGAAGCTTGAAGAGGAAGGTTTacctaaatatatatataattttttttcctttaaagaAATGCAACAAATGTagataaaaaattgtaaatagtTTATTGAAAAAAGTCCAACATCCTGGATGGCGTAATTGAAAATATGAATGGTGTCAATTGCCTGCTaatttgtgaaagaaaaattcTGATTTGATGTATTATCGCGTTAATGTGTAAAACATTTACATATTCGATATTTTGATGATAAATTAAGAAGAGGACATATGAAAGAAGTTGACTAATTTTATAGAGAACTCATAATCAAGTAAATGCTTAACAATTTATATAGGGTTAAATTTGTTCTATTCCATATTGGAAATTTATGTAGATGTGTACCTAATTCTTGAAAAGTATAAAATTTCTGTTTGTCAGGGTTTAAGCTTGCTACATTACTCTTCTAGTTTTGATCTTGAAGAAATCTCTAACCATGGACCATCTTCCCAGCTTCTCATGCTTGGTGATGCAGCTTTGCCTTCCAGTGCAGatgcttttggtttcttttgtaTTGATTGTAAGCTAATCCAATTTTATATGGTATAATTGCAGAATCCTTGAGCGAAGGAATCATCTTTTGTCTCAGATTGAAGAAGTGCGTCGCACAAGGGCTTTGCAACGTGCTGCACGCAAAAGGCGTGGTGGTTCACAAGGCCAAGGTCTATCTACAGTTGCAGTAGTTGGGTATACTAATGCTGTATGTTTCACCATGCTAACTCACATTTATAGTGATGTTGGTTAGTTGCTAAACTTGTGTATGTCTACTTTAGTTATTTGTGCATGATCAGTTGCTGCATTGTTgcttaagaaaataaagaaaatgtccAGGTATGTTAGTTAAAAAATTACGATAGATGTTTCCAGAATCCAGCCCAAGAATTCACCGATCCTTGAGGatgatataaccaatccatgctCCAAACATGCATGATGATATGGAGGAATAAAGAGTCTACTTGATTCTACTTGTTCCACAgaattttgagatattattGGAGAAAATTTTGCTCTTGATTTTGTATACTACATGGTCATTATGTTAATGTGGTGCATATTTAATCCAAAGGTTCAAAGCTCTCTATACAGAGGCAGGAACCAATGCAGGTAAACTTAACCAAACAATAAAATCAACttgaaataataaatttaacAAGCTGCTGTTGAAACTGATATGTTTCGTCATCTGAACCTTGCCTCAGTACAATAAATACTGTTTAGACTAGAAaactgatttcaattcataattttaatttttaacacatagaaaatgaattttaattaaaaattagcGGGTTCATGCTGTAACGCAAAGGACATGAAAGACAGCTATATTTGTTACCCAAGTTTTGATGATATGAGAAGCTAAAATTCCTTACGTGCTCATGGTCCCGGTTATTAGACATGGCCATGCACAAGTCCTGAGAACTGGAACAAGGAATAAATCACTGGTTTGGACATGAACTTAACCAACCATTTGGGACATTCCAGGGGCAAAAATCTATAATTCCCAAACATTTCTGTTACCTCATCTAACAGATCTGAGTGCACTGGCATCAATATGTCCAAAATGGCTATAAAGGAGAAATCTTTAAATGTGTTTGTAGAATTAGTTTATCTTCTGTCAGGAAGCATCAAATTGGACATTTTATATGCAATAAGTCACTAAGATTCTAGTCACATATTAGCCTGGCAAATGTAAAGAGACGCATTAAAGAATTTGAACTACCAGATTCCATACTCATTTGAAAGAGCCAGATGACATAACTTGAATGAGAAACGTGTACAAGGTAAGGTGGTTAGCCATTAAGTTTAGTGAATGTAACCTTTGTCCTAAATgtgtttcctttttattttcctgagttttcttttcttttcctgatgTCTTTTGCATCACAGTTAACGTTTGCCATTACTTGTTCTGTCATGTTACATATTGCTACTCCGACCCTCAATGTTCTGGTTACAGAATTTTGGGGACTAACTGCTGCTTTCGTGCACTTTTTCACTCTCTCTAtagggaatttttttttatcactgcCTTGACCaataaaaattgcaaaattttatggatgaaaattttgtaagTTGATAGATGaagtgtttttgaaattatgctGCATGTATAGGTGGTTCTTTATTGGTCTTTATCTTAATCAAATGACCTCACTTGCTTGTCTTGTTCATGTGTTATCTTTACACAGGGAAAATCAACTCTGGTTAGTGCCTTATCAGAAACTGACCTATATAGGGATGATAGGTATCCTTGAACTGTAGATTCTTTTGCATTAATTTTGTGCAAAGTTTTTCTACCTGTTTCTCTGTCCACAATGTGAGGCCCTTGTTTGACTTTTTGTGCACATCTAAACCGTGCAGATTATTTGCAACTGTAGATCCACATTTGAGAAGCGTAATTTTGCCTTCAGGGTAATTATGATCAATAAGGAGCCATGAGGACATTCATTCAACTACCTTTTTATAGATTAGACAATCAAATCTGCAGTTTAATGGAACCTTTGGTTTATTATGCAGAAGAAAAGTCCTTCTTAGTGATACTGTTGGGTTTATTTCTGATTTACCAGTTCAGGTAAAGGGCCTTTTCTTTTGTGCTTGTAGTACTTTCTATTTAAGGTACATTCTTCCCCTAGAACCTGCCTTAGTCTTTATCAAATTATATGCAGCTAATTGAAGCTTTTCATGCGACATTAGAAGAAGTTGTTGAAGCGGATCTTCTAGTGGTATGCTTGCTTCAATGATGACCTAACTTGTAGAACTTGGTTTGTTTCTATTCTCTTCCATGTTTATCTGTGGTGATATAAGTTGGATATAATGTATAGTTGGTTAAATTTGTTTGTGGTTGTCCAATGCATGCTTGGTTATCAgttaacatatttttaatgtgCATCAGATCCATGTGATAACAAGCACATTTCTGTATTTCATATTTGCTAAGTTGGTATTTACAATATTATCCAGCTAATATCTGTCTTGCATTAGAAGCCTATCCTTATTTTGCTTGTCATGGCTATCCTTCAGAACagtgaacattttttttttttgggttcctTATGGCATCAAATAATTGGAAAGCTGTGTTCCTGTCATTATTCCCTTTAGAGCTTAAGCAAATATGACTATCTGTTTTTCATTGAATCTGTACAGAATAAGTGGGTTGTTAATGTTGACCTAGCAAATGTGActgtctatttttttatttaatgctGTTTTTATTGAATCATTGCACAATTACTGCACTTGTAACGTTGACCTCTCTGTGG
Proteins encoded in this region:
- the LOC116250686 gene encoding GTP-binding protein At3g49725, chloroplastic, with the translated sequence MFRSSFGLQTITKLIKNAINCRFSSDPYVRAVHSSRVWHISSKDEEGYSVHKDPTRPPKLFVVQPRLRPDTLFKAKLDEALNLANSLEEQRDGVFSVEFGEKQAPPHLVVQNPAARSLKAHADTYFGPGTVETVKYHVNALDSEANLDAIFVNSILSGVQQRNLEREWGRPVLDRVGLIIEIFNAHAQTKEAKLQSELAALMYKRTRLVRVRGPGGRLTFGADGEAEVVSARGRASGGRGFISGAGETELQLQRRRILERRNHLLSQIEEVRRTRALQRAARKRRGGSQGQGLSTVAVVGYTNAGKSTLVSALSETDLYRDDRLFATVDPHLRSVILPSGRKVLLSDTVGFISDLPVQLIEAFHATLEEVVEADLLVHVLDSSAFNLEEQRSTVLQVLQQIGVSEEKLQNMIEVWNKIDVLEKKEDASELEDSGGPGGAGENSESPEKNKDNLALERSTNHCDEDEARCDLQEDTDESDLEPEAPCKPTTDHQATDYQPPLLQCVKTSAILGVGLQELLKLIDDKLRIHPSPERSFDRKWRPPAKEGNSQMEESQYLQ